A portion of the Bacillus sp. es.034 genome contains these proteins:
- the rpoZ gene encoding DNA-directed RNA polymerase subunit omega, with product MLNPSIDSLMKKIDSKYSLVSIAAKRARNLQDTGDYRLNRYDSHKFVGKALEEIHAGQLSMKERDAKAVYSDE from the coding sequence ATGTTAAACCCATCCATTGATTCATTAATGAAGAAGATTGATTCAAAATATTCGTTAGTCAGTATTGCGGCTAAGCGTGCAAGAAACCTGCAAGACACGGGGGATTACCGTTTGAACCGTTATGATTCTCATAAATTCGTAGGTAAGGCCCTTGAAGAAATTCATGCCGGTCAGCTATCTATGAAAGAAAGAGATGCCAAAGCCGTTTATTCTGATGAATAG
- the gmk gene encoding guanylate kinase, translating into MKEKGLLIVLSGPSGVGKGTVRKAIFSQEDTRFEYSISMTTRKPREGEVDGVDYFFKSREDFEVLIEQGKLLEYAEFVGNYYGTPVDYVRETLDAGRDVFLEIEVQGAQQVRDKFPEGLFIFLAPPSLSELQNRLVTRGTETDDLIRGRMNTARKEIEMMNLYDYIVENDQIEHAVDKIKSIVQAEHCKRERVQQRYLNMLEAE; encoded by the coding sequence ATGAAAGAAAAAGGATTGCTGATCGTTCTTTCCGGACCATCAGGTGTAGGGAAAGGGACAGTTCGTAAAGCGATTTTTTCCCAGGAAGATACAAGATTTGAATATTCCATCTCCATGACCACGCGGAAACCCCGTGAAGGAGAAGTGGATGGTGTAGATTATTTCTTTAAATCAAGAGAGGATTTCGAAGTGCTGATTGAGCAGGGGAAACTGTTGGAGTATGCAGAATTTGTAGGGAACTATTATGGAACCCCTGTAGATTATGTCCGGGAAACACTGGATGCAGGAAGGGATGTCTTCCTTGAAATCGAAGTACAAGGTGCTCAACAGGTCAGGGATAAGTTCCCCGAAGGTTTATTCATCTTTCTGGCACCCCCCAGTCTTTCTGAACTCCAGAACCGCCTTGTGACAAGAGGTACAGAGACAGATGATTTAATCAGGGGCAGGATGAATACAGCAAGAAAAGAAATCGAAATGATGAATTTATACGATTACATTGTTGAAAATGACCAGATTGAACATGCGGTAGATAAGATTAAATCCATTGTTCAGGCAGAACACTGCAAACGGGAACGAGTGCAACAACGATACTTAAATATGCTGGAGGCTGAATAA
- a CDS encoding cation-translocating P-type ATPase, whose amino-acid sequence MKFHEMRQEDIEQSLNTNYQEGLSTEEVAIRRKQFGYNQLEEAEKQSALLLFFSQFKDFMVLVLLAATLISGLLGEYIDAIAIIAIVFINGFLGFFQERKAERSLQALKELSAPQVSVLRDGKWVKIVSKEVIIGDVIRFASGDRIGADVRLIEANNLEIEESALTGESLPVTKSTNPVNGENMSLGDLENMAFMGTMVTRGNGIGVVTSIGMKTAMGQIADMIQNAETMTTPLQRRLEELGKILITVALVLTGLVVGIGVIQGHDMYTMFLAGVSLAVAAIPEGLPAIVTVALSLGVQRMIKKKAIVRKLPAVETLGCASVICSDKTGTLTQNKMTVTHLWSGGRTWTVTGTGYEPDGQFYTGEKRVTPHSENALQQLLTFGMLCNHAELVTREKTFIVDGDPTEGALLVAGLKAGLSRESLQKKFTIVKEFPFDSTRKMMSIIVADQNGKHFSVTKGAPDVLVGKSESILWEGRLQPKSPEVTEKVEGAISEMSSNALRNIAIAYKPIKDRAVEALVEEDVEEGVTFIGLQGMIDPPRPEVKQAVKECRAAGIRTVMITGDHVLTAKAIAKQLGILKNKDRVMDGKELNVMEVHELEEIVDEVSVFARVSPEHKLKIVKALQNRGHVVAMTGDGVNDAPAIKSSDIGVAMGITGTDVSKESSSLVLLDDNFATIKSAIQEGRNIYENIRKFIRYLLASNVGEILVMLFAMILALPLPLVPIQILWVNLVTDGLPAMALGLDKPEDDVMRRKPRHPKEGVFARGLGWKVVSRGFLIGGATLLAFMLSYKTHPDHLAYAQTVAFATLVMAQLIHVFDCRSEVSVFSRNPFGNMYLVFAVLSSLILMLLVIYIPSLQPIFHTVPIVFKDWLLIIGLSSVPTFLLAGSFFARKKQ is encoded by the coding sequence ATGAAATTTCATGAGATGAGACAAGAGGACATAGAGCAGTCATTAAATACCAATTATCAAGAAGGGCTTTCAACAGAAGAGGTAGCAATCAGACGGAAACAATTCGGGTATAATCAATTGGAAGAAGCTGAGAAGCAGTCAGCTTTATTATTGTTTTTCAGTCAGTTCAAGGACTTCATGGTTCTCGTGTTATTGGCAGCCACGCTCATTTCAGGTTTACTTGGTGAATACATCGATGCCATCGCCATCATTGCCATTGTCTTCATTAACGGCTTTTTAGGCTTTTTCCAGGAGCGGAAAGCAGAGAGATCGCTTCAGGCTTTAAAGGAGCTCTCTGCACCCCAGGTTTCAGTGTTAAGGGACGGAAAGTGGGTGAAAATCGTTTCTAAGGAGGTCATCATCGGGGATGTCATCCGCTTTGCAAGTGGAGACCGGATCGGGGCGGATGTACGTCTCATAGAAGCCAATAATCTTGAAATAGAAGAATCCGCCCTGACCGGGGAGTCATTACCCGTCACTAAATCCACAAACCCTGTAAATGGAGAAAATATGAGTCTCGGGGACTTAGAAAACATGGCATTTATGGGGACGATGGTCACGAGGGGAAATGGAATTGGTGTCGTGACTTCGATTGGTATGAAAACGGCAATGGGGCAAATCGCCGATATGATCCAAAACGCAGAAACCATGACCACCCCTCTTCAGAGAAGACTGGAAGAGTTAGGGAAAATCCTCATTACGGTTGCGCTTGTACTGACGGGATTGGTGGTAGGAATCGGCGTGATCCAGGGCCATGATATGTATACGATGTTCTTAGCCGGGGTTTCATTGGCCGTAGCAGCCATACCTGAAGGTTTGCCTGCCATTGTGACGGTTGCCCTTTCCCTTGGTGTGCAAAGGATGATCAAGAAGAAAGCCATCGTCCGAAAGCTGCCGGCAGTGGAAACATTAGGCTGTGCATCGGTGATTTGTTCGGATAAAACCGGAACCTTGACCCAGAACAAGATGACGGTCACACATCTGTGGAGTGGTGGAAGGACCTGGACCGTCACCGGCACCGGCTATGAACCGGACGGTCAATTTTATACCGGGGAAAAAAGGGTGACGCCTCACAGTGAAAATGCACTGCAGCAGCTGTTGACCTTCGGGATGCTGTGCAATCATGCAGAGCTTGTAACCCGCGAAAAAACCTTTATCGTCGATGGTGACCCCACGGAAGGGGCTCTCCTAGTAGCAGGGTTAAAGGCCGGACTTTCCAGGGAATCATTGCAGAAAAAATTCACGATTGTCAAAGAATTCCCTTTTGATTCCACAAGGAAGATGATGAGTATCATCGTGGCCGACCAGAATGGAAAGCATTTCTCCGTCACAAAAGGTGCTCCTGACGTATTGGTCGGGAAAAGCGAATCGATCCTGTGGGAGGGAAGACTTCAACCGAAATCACCAGAGGTCACCGAAAAAGTAGAAGGTGCCATCAGTGAAATGTCATCCAACGCTTTACGAAACATTGCGATTGCGTATAAACCGATCAAGGATCGGGCTGTTGAAGCGTTGGTGGAAGAGGACGTGGAAGAAGGGGTTACCTTCATCGGTTTACAAGGGATGATCGACCCTCCGAGACCTGAGGTGAAGCAGGCGGTGAAAGAGTGTCGTGCTGCCGGAATCAGGACGGTCATGATCACCGGGGACCATGTTCTGACGGCGAAAGCCATTGCCAAACAGCTGGGCATCTTGAAAAATAAAGACCGCGTCATGGATGGAAAAGAATTAAACGTAATGGAAGTGCATGAACTGGAAGAAATAGTGGATGAAGTGTCAGTGTTTGCACGTGTATCACCCGAGCATAAGCTGAAAATCGTCAAAGCCCTGCAAAACCGAGGGCATGTCGTGGCAATGACAGGCGATGGGGTCAACGATGCACCTGCCATTAAATCCTCGGATATTGGAGTCGCCATGGGGATTACAGGCACGGACGTATCAAAGGAATCTTCTTCGTTAGTCCTGTTGGATGATAACTTCGCTACGATTAAATCAGCCATTCAGGAAGGGAGGAACATCTATGAAAATATCCGCAAGTTCATTCGGTATCTGTTAGCTTCGAACGTCGGTGAAATCCTTGTCATGTTATTTGCCATGATTCTGGCTCTGCCGCTTCCATTGGTACCGATTCAGATCTTATGGGTGAACCTGGTGACAGATGGCCTCCCTGCCATGGCACTTGGTCTTGATAAGCCTGAGGATGATGTCATGAGAAGAAAGCCGAGACATCCAAAGGAAGGCGTGTTTGCAAGGGGGCTCGGGTGGAAAGTGGTCTCCAGGGGATTCTTGATCGGCGGGGCGACGCTGCTTGCGTTCATGCTGTCGTATAAGACACATCCGGATCACCTGGCGTATGCCCAAACCGTCGCATTCGCTACATTGGTCATGGCACAACTGATCCATGTGTTCGACTGCCGAAGTGAAGTATCGGTGTTTTCAAGAAATCCGTTTGGGAACATGTACCTCGTTTTTGCTGTATTATCTTCACTCATATTAATGCTCTTAGTCATCTATATCCCTTCCCTGCAACCGATCTTCCATACAGTACCGATTGTATTTAAAGATTGGCTCTTGATCATTGGTTTAAGCTCCGTTCCAACCTTTTTACTGGCAGGGTCATTTTTTGCAAGAAAAAAACAGTGA
- the remA gene encoding extracellular matrix/biofilm regulator RemA: MSIKLINIGFGNIVSANRIISIVSPESAPIKRLIQDARDRGTLVDATYGRRTRAVIITDSDHVILSAVQPETVAHRLTDKEDLVEEGQGK; the protein is encoded by the coding sequence ATGTCGATCAAGCTCATCAATATAGGATTTGGAAATATCGTTTCAGCCAACCGGATTATTTCAATCGTAAGTCCGGAATCAGCCCCGATCAAACGCTTGATACAAGATGCAAGGGACCGGGGAACACTCGTTGATGCTACATACGGAAGAAGAACAAGAGCGGTCATCATTACGGATAGCGATCACGTTATTCTTTCAGCTGTTCAACCCGAAACCGTTGCTCATCGTTTGACAGATAAAGAGGATTTAGTAGAAGAAGGGCAGGGTAAATAA
- a CDS encoding YicC/YloC family endoribonuclease — protein MVVSMTGFGRSKSDSEQHSVTVEMKSVNHRFNECYIRMPRQLLKLEDKIKKQVSQNVKRGKVDIFITITGDGLVHKNLHIDWKLIQDYYQLVNKVKETYSLKDEVQLSHLLNREEFIMIEEMEEENEELENLVLKAVDEAAMDLRKMREKEGELLKKDFLIHLSQFEKNITELSSHAPEVVDQYRERLRKKIAEYNETSFDESRLLTEVAIFADKSDITEELTRLKSHIQYFHSTLIDCGPVGRKLDFMIQEMNREVNTIGSKANDSLIATIVVELKSTLEKLREQVQNVE, from the coding sequence ATGGTTGTCAGTATGACAGGCTTTGGAAGAAGCAAATCAGACTCTGAACAACATTCTGTAACGGTTGAAATGAAATCCGTGAATCACAGATTCAATGAATGTTACATAAGAATGCCGCGACAATTATTGAAGCTAGAGGATAAAATCAAGAAGCAAGTATCCCAAAATGTCAAAAGGGGAAAAGTTGATATTTTCATTACCATCACAGGGGACGGCCTTGTGCATAAAAATCTTCATATTGACTGGAAGCTCATTCAAGATTATTATCAGTTAGTAAATAAAGTGAAGGAAACCTACTCCTTAAAAGATGAAGTGCAATTATCACATCTCTTGAACAGAGAAGAATTCATCATGATTGAAGAGATGGAAGAAGAAAATGAAGAGCTTGAGAATCTGGTATTAAAAGCTGTGGATGAAGCAGCGATGGACCTTAGAAAGATGCGGGAGAAAGAAGGGGAACTTCTCAAGAAAGATTTTCTCATTCATCTTAGTCAGTTTGAAAAAAATATCACTGAACTGTCCAGTCATGCTCCTGAAGTGGTCGATCAATATAGAGAACGATTAAGAAAGAAGATTGCTGAATACAACGAAACATCTTTCGATGAAAGCCGTTTGCTTACGGAAGTGGCCATCTTTGCCGATAAGTCTGACATAACGGAAGAATTGACAAGACTTAAAAGTCATATTCAGTACTTTCACTCCACATTAATCGATTGTGGTCCTGTAGGCAGGAAACTGGATTTCATGATCCAGGAAATGAACAGGGAAGTGAATACGATTGGTTCGAAAGCAAATGATTCCCTCATTGCCACCATCGTTGTGGAACTGAAGTCAACACTTGAGAAGCTGAGGGAACAGGTGCAAAATGTAGAATAA
- the coaBC gene encoding bifunctional phosphopantothenoylcysteine decarboxylase/phosphopantothenate--cysteine ligase CoaBC produces the protein MMQGKRILLCVSGGIAVYKAAALTSKLVQGGAEVKVIMTESARKFVAPLTFQALSRQDVYWDTFDEKDSSKIAHIDLADWADLVLVAPATANIIGKLANGIADDMITTTILATTAKVWIAPAMNVHMYDHPAVKRNIETLFGFGYQFVEPSEGYLACGYIGKGRLEEPEKVVELVDRFFQERDSERKLLEGRKVVITAGPTREMVDPVRFFSNRSTGKMGYALAEAAVSLGADVVLISGPSGLPIPAGVEFVSVTTAEEMYDRVHEVFPSADIIVKSAAVADYRPKEIFEDKLKKKDGNLVIEFERTKDILMSLGERKTHQYLIGFAAETTNVEEYAKAKLVKKRADMIVANNVKETGSGFGTDTNKVSIVTSGGDVLELPLLSKIEVAKEIYKEANRHIKKGSSHERS, from the coding sequence ATGATGCAGGGGAAAAGAATACTATTATGTGTATCTGGTGGAATAGCTGTATACAAAGCGGCAGCCTTGACCAGCAAGCTGGTGCAGGGCGGTGCTGAAGTGAAGGTGATCATGACGGAGTCGGCACGTAAATTTGTGGCCCCTCTCACGTTTCAGGCATTATCCCGCCAAGATGTGTATTGGGACACCTTTGATGAAAAAGATTCATCAAAAATTGCTCATATCGACTTGGCGGATTGGGCTGACCTCGTACTGGTGGCACCTGCCACGGCAAACATCATCGGGAAGCTTGCAAACGGGATTGCAGATGACATGATCACAACGACGATTCTTGCAACGACGGCAAAGGTGTGGATCGCCCCGGCCATGAATGTACATATGTATGATCATCCAGCAGTGAAAAGGAATATTGAAACCCTTTTTGGGTTCGGCTATCAATTTGTTGAACCGAGTGAAGGGTATTTAGCCTGTGGCTATATTGGCAAGGGAAGATTGGAAGAACCCGAGAAGGTAGTGGAGCTGGTTGATCGTTTTTTCCAGGAGCGTGACAGCGAGAGAAAGCTGCTTGAGGGGAGAAAAGTAGTGATCACGGCCGGTCCGACGAGGGAGATGGTGGATCCTGTGCGATTCTTCTCCAATCGTTCAACCGGGAAGATGGGGTACGCCCTTGCTGAAGCGGCGGTTTCCCTTGGAGCGGATGTCGTATTGATCTCAGGACCTTCGGGATTACCGATTCCAGCTGGTGTTGAATTTGTCTCCGTGACGACTGCTGAAGAAATGTATGATAGGGTGCATGAAGTTTTTCCATCTGCAGATATCATCGTAAAGAGTGCAGCAGTCGCCGACTACCGTCCTAAAGAAATATTTGAAGATAAGTTAAAGAAAAAAGATGGAAATCTAGTGATTGAATTTGAGCGTACAAAGGATATATTGATGAGCCTTGGTGAAAGGAAGACACACCAATACCTCATCGGATTTGCAGCCGAGACGACAAACGTCGAAGAGTATGCCAAGGCGAAGCTTGTGAAAAAACGGGCAGATATGATCGTTGCAAATAATGTCAAAGAAACGGGATCCGGGTTCGGAACAGATACAAACAAAGTATCGATTGTCACGAGCGGGGGAGACGTTCTCGAGCTGCCTTTATTATCAAAGATAGAGGTAGCCAAAGAAATCTATAAAGAAGCTAACCGGCACATAAAGAAGGGTTCCTCACATGAACGTAGCTAG